The sequence AGCCAATAGTTCACCTAGAGTAGGACCTTTAGTTGcagaagaagcagccaaagtaaTTGCATCTCACAAAACCGACAATGTCGATCTCCCAGTTTCCATACGACAAGTTACAAAGACTGGCCCCAGTCACCAGAGGGGAGCAGAATGTGTAAGATACGCCAGTGGCCTTAACACTGTTCTGGATGGTGAGTGCACTTCACCATACATTGCAGATCAGGTTGTTAAAGCAGGTATTGTGGCTGTAAACTTATTCACTgattttgtgaattttaaagTCCCCTTATCTGATTATGGTGGAACATTTAGCTCATCTAAAAATTGCATGGTTGATCCTGCTCGGTCCATTACTTCTGTCAAACCCTCAAAAATCAAACAGCTGAGAAGAGAGAACATTTCTAGTGTTCATTCCAGACCATCTGTTGAAATCCCTGTAGATTCTAAGCCCCAAAATAGTAGTAACCATCATGGTCCAAATTGCAAGGCCGTGCAATCCAATTATGTTAAAGGCTCAAAGCAAGTTCCCGAGGTCAGACCACAAAAGTCAGTGGTATTTCACAATATCTCCTCAGACAAGTGTGATAAAAGGACACCACCACAGAGAACAAGGGTTCATTCAAACAGCTTTACTTCACATTTTCATTCCCATGCACAGACCACAGGTTCAGAGTTCACAAATTCTTCTATGAATTTGAAAAAGCTTCCAGATAATTTAAAAAGCTCAACAGGAATTGCACCAACCACTCCATCGTTTTTGAATGGCCCACATGTCGTGGAAAGTGTTTCTTGCATATTGCAACAACTTAAATGGGGCCCTGCTGCAGAAGAGGCAATTGGgaaattgaattgttcaatagaTGCTTACCAggcaaaccaaattttgaagcGGGTAGATGACCACTCTGTTGCTCTTGGGTTCTTTTATTGGTTAAAGCGCCTAGCTAGGTTTAGACATGATGGGCACACTTATACTACTATGATTGGCCTCCTTGGTCGTGCCAAACAGTTTGCTGCTATAAATAGATTGCTCGATCAGATGATCAAGGATGGGTGCCAGCCCAATGTTGTAACATATAATCGCATAATTCATAGTTATGGTCGTGCAAACTATTTGCAAGAAGCTGTTAATGTATTCAAACAAATGCATGAAGCAGGATGTGAGCCTGATAGAGTCACCTACTGCACACTCATTGACATTCATGCAAAATCTGGCTTTCTTGATGTTGCCATGGGCATGTATGAGAAGATGCAAGAGGCTGGCCTCACTCCTGACACATTTACTTACAGTGTTATGATCAACTGCTTGGGGAAAGCTGGCCATTTAAATGCTGCTCATAGGCTATTCTGTAGGATGGTTGATCAAGGCTGTGTTCCAAATTTGGTAACCTACAATATCATGATTGCTCTTCAAGCAAAAGCAAGGAATTACGAGATTGCATTGAAGCTGTACCGTGATATGCAACAATCAGGCTTTGAGCCAGATAAAGTGACTTACTGCATAGTTATGGAAGTTTTAGGTCATTGTGGTTTCCTTGAGGAGGCAGAAGGTATTTTTATTGAGATGCAAAATAAGAACTGGGTGCCTGATGAACCTGTTTATGGTCTGTTAGTGGACTTGTGGGGAAAATCTGGTAATGTTCAAAAGGCATGGGAGTGGTATCATGCTATGCTTGAAGCAGGTTTAAAGCCAAATGTGCCTACTTGCAATTCCTTGCTTAGTGCCTTTCTTAGGGTACATCAACTATCAGATGCCTATCAGCTGTTACAATCTATGCTGACTTTTGGTTTAAAACCTTCTCTACAAACTTATACCTTGCTTCTCAGTTGTTGCACTGATGCTCAAACGAATGATATGGGGTTTTGTTGTGAACTCATGCAAGTCACCGGTCACCCTGCACACACATTCCTGGTGTCGTTGCCATCGGCCGGACCTAATGGTCAAAATGTGCGGGATCACATGAGCAAATTTTTGGACCTCATGCACAGTGAAGACAGAGAGAGCAAGAGGGGGCTAGTGGATGCAGTTGTAGATTTTCTTCATAAATCAGGACTCAAGGAGGAGGCAGGCTGTGTTTGGGAAGCTGCTATGCAAAAGAATGTCTATCCAGATGCTGTAAAGGAGAAAAGCTCCTGTTATTGGCTCATTAACTTGCACGTCATGTCTGATGGCACCGCCGTGACAGCTTTGTCTAGGACTCTTGCTTGGTTTCGCCAACAAATGCTTCTATCGGGTGTCGGTCCCAACCGAATTGATATTGTGACTGGATGGGGTCGGCGAAGTAAGGTCACTGGTTCTTCTCTAGTGAGGCAGGCAGTTCAGGACCTGCTGAGCATTTTTAGCTTCCCTTTCTTCACTGAAAATGGTAACTCTGGATGTTTTGTGGGGTGTGGGGAGCCTCTAAGTAGATGGTTGCACGAATCTTATGTGGAGAGGATGCATTTATTGTAGTGTAGTGTACCTCTTCTAACTCCATTCTAAACTTCATCTCCTTATaaccaaaattcaattttgtatGGATTGTATTTAGATTACATTTTGGATCGGGTATGTGTAGAAATCTCTCCATATTGAAGTTGAAAGCAgaacatttttaatttaaaagctGCTTCACAACTTTCTGGAGTGGAGTTTGGCTGTATGTTGGTAATTATAAGGAGCTTTTACTTTTTAAAGTGAACTATTATTGGTTTGTAGCAAACATATTTTTGTCTTTCTATTGTGGGGAACCTTTTGCAAAAGATGGACGACAAGTTATCTGAATAGTCTATGGATGAATTACATACCTTGATATAATTCTAAATACAAACTTCCCTCACTGAATTTGTCCTCCCTCAAACTTAGGTGTATATATCTGTTTTTCctttatcaattttataaattacataaaagttgaaattataatttttttttcttttattaaaaagtgCAATGTCTCTTGATAAccgattgattttttaaaattgttttttccCCCCACAAAATGGGTTTGGACTTAAAAGAGATACCCATAAAAATAGATATTGTactctatttcatttatcaGGACAAAAGGATTATAAGTGAAATTTGTATTTATCgattttttcataaataaaaaaataaacaatttatcaAAGGGGGTTATTTAgcattttaagaaataaattaatatttttgttaaattctGTAACTCTTTTTAGATGATTTTTCATACGTAAACCAGTTGAATGGTTTAGACGTCTTCAACTCACGTGttcttgaattaaaaaaaaagatacttTAAAATAGGATAAAGTCTTTAACATTTGATGTTGCTttcttttattgaatttataaaattagaaaaaagatTAGAAATGACAAGATTCTAGTAACAAAGACATGTCTAGACAAAATCTATACTACATAgcatttaaagaagaaaaaaattcttctttTCATTATTTCTTTAGTTAGTTGTTTTTgtaaattctcaatttttttagatGGATATTCCCTTACACATGTTAAATTACAAGAAGATAAAGTGATGAAAGagtcaaaatcaaaattagtttcaaatccatttcaaatttctaaagtgaaatatgaattaaagataaaaatatcaaattacattATAAATATTAGGGTGGTTTGGGATGAGTTGGATCGAAGCATTTTTAGACCCAATCTTTATTCACCCAATCTTTCGGATTGTAAATTTATTCAAccaaaataacccttattaaatattaaacccAAACGAACTATAAAGTATTTGGGTAGGATTGGTTcaagttatttattatttaaaatttaattttaaaaagaagtaaCATGTTAATAAGtaaaatagtttatttaattatttttacataataaataaaattagcaAATAAGTTTTTTTAACGTAATAAATAAGATTAACAAATCAGTTCTaattgttaaaattttatttctagagtgttaaaaaaataatttaaataattggtagaattatttaaaaaactatgaaactaagtaaaataaaaatagatatatgtatatatatcgtGTTGGAAGTAAAGAAAAACatactttttaatattaataataagtttgagTTGGATTAGGATATTTTTGGTAAACCGATGAAACAATCcaaacttttcatttatttgaacccaatcaacttaaataaatgaataaccCAATCCAAACCTTTTAGGTTGGATTTTATTGATCGGATTTTTAACattgattttaataaatatgagtcttataaattaatttatcttgtataacaataaaaaaatgaaatattacaTGAGAAGAGTCCCATCATTACACATAAAATCAAAATGTCTATATTATTACAAGCATTTTTTCTCCTCATAAATATAATTAGAAATCAGTAGTAGAAATTGTGATTATTtagacaaaaataataataataaataattagttGTGGTTAAGACTAATTAAGTCTTAATTGAGGGGTTTAATCTTAATCCCAGTTCCCCACAGATTTCTCTGCTTAATCCCCGTTCATTACAATTGCTTTTTTGCTCTCTCTCTTCGATATCTCTCTCCCACTCCTCCTTCACCTTTCAAGGAGAGAGACCACTCTACTTCATTCCCCTCctaattcatcttcttctccggCGACGGCAATCTTTCATCATTAACCGCCACCGGAATCCTTAGGTCGAAGACTGTATCTTCTCCCTATATCCATTTAATCTGAGAGTAAGTTTCTTTTACTCATTCTCGTTAATTCTTGATGTAAGGGTCATATAGTCTTTCCAATAATGCATGTAAATTGGATTGGTGTAGAGTTTCTGGATGGCTCGCAAGAAGAAAAACACTGATCCGCGTTCTAAACAATCTCCGGTGGGTCAAGTAGTCGCCGTTGATGGTCCAAGTGAAGCGAGCGCTGCCGGAAAGAGTTCAACATCTAGTAGTCAGAACCAAAGTAGGATCCAGCCGGTGGTTTTCAAGGAATCGGATGGCCTGTCCTACTCTGCAATTAAACTTGAATGCGAGAAGGCACTTACTGCGCTTCGACGCGGGAACCACACTAAGGCACTTAGGCTTATGAAGGAGTTGAATTCAAGAAATGAGAACTCCGTTCACTCTGCACTGATTCATCGGGTTCAGGGTACTCTTTTTGTGAAAGTAGCGTCGATTATTGATGACCCAAATGCAAAGCAGCGGAATTTGAAGAATGCGATTGAGTCTGCTCGTAAAGCAGTCCAGCTCTCACCAAACTCGATTGAGTTTGCTCATTTCTATGCAAATTTGCTTTACGAGGCTGCAAATGATGCAAAGGAGTACGAAGAGGTGATGCAAGCGTGTGAGCGGGCCCTCGTAATTGAAAATCCAATCGATCCTGCGAAAGAAAGCTTGCAAGAAGAACAGAATCAGAAAATACCTACTGCAGAAGCACGAATTGCACACGTTCAGACTGAATTGAGGCAGttaattcaaaaatcaaatatatactCGATATCTTCTTGGATGAAGAACTTGGGTAACGGGGAGGAAAAGTTATTGATTCCAATTAGAAGAGTGACAGAGGACCCAATGGAGGTGAGGATGGTTCAGGCTAGAAGGGCAAACGAAATAAAAAAAGCAACTAAAACGCCTGAAGAGCGAAGGAAGGAGATTGAAGTTCGAGTTGCTGCTGCAAGGTTgttgcaacagaagtctgaggCGCCTCAAATGCAGAACGAAGGAGGTAAAGCTGATCGGATCTCGGATGCCTCTTCAGGGTCTGGTACAAGAGTTGCTGAGCGACGGAAACATGGCAATGTGCGTAAACTTGACTCTTCAGCTGAAAGAAAGAATTGGGTTCGTTCCTTTTGGAATTCCATGAGTACagaatcaaagaaaaattttcttaaGATCAAGATTAGTGATCTTGAGACTCATTTTAATTCTTCAAAGGATGCCTCGGCAAATGAAATTATTTCAGAAGCTTTGTCATTCTATGACACCAATAAAACATGGAAATTTTGGGTTTGCTGCAGATGTGATAAGAAATTTGTGGATTCGGAATCCCATATGCACCACGTGGTTCAGGAGCACTTAGGCAGCCTTTTGCCGAAAATGCAATCTATTTTGCCACATAATGTTGATAATGATTGGAGTGAAATGCTTCTTAATTGCTCTTGGAAACCTCTGGATGTTTCAGCTACAGTCAAAATGCTCACAGATCAAACAAAATGTGATTCCGAGTTGGTTGGAGCAGCACAACATCATTCAGAATGTGATGAGTGTTTCAAAGATGCATGGGTTTCTTCTTCAGAGAAGCATGATTATGTGAATAGTTTAAATGAATTCAATCTTTATGAAAAAATTAGCAACAGTGGGTATCCAGTACCTGATAGTTTTCCAGTATCTGATGACTCTGAGCGTGCAAAGCTTCTTGAGAAAATTCAAGCTTTATTTGAGTTACTTATTAAACATAAATATCTTGCTGCAAGCCATCTAAACAAGGTTATACAATTTACAATGGATGAGTTACATAGTCTTGTTTCTGGATCTCATCTTCTAAAGCAAGGTCTGGACCAAACTCCACAGTGTATTTGCTTTCTAGGCACTTCTCAGCTTAGGAAAATCCTCAAGTTTTTGCAAGAATTATCTCAGTCTTGTGGTGTAGGTAGATACTCCGATAGAACTACCGATCAAATTGAAGATTCGAAAATTGACAAACAAGCTATTGATGTTGAAGAGAAAATTGTTCTCAATGGAGATGCGTCACTTCTCCTCCTCAATGAGTGTTTGCTATCATTTGACATCCATGCCAGTGATCAGATTGCAACCACAGATCAGATGCCTCCTGCAAATGAGGGTCATTCTGACGTTGATCCTTTTCTATCCTGGATATACGCAGGTCCCTCTAGTGGGGAACAGTTAGCATCATGGGCACAGACCAAGGAAGAAAAGACACAGCGACGAATGGAAATTTTTCAAACTCTTGAGAAGGAATTTTACCAACTGCAAAGCCTTTGTGAGAGAAAATGTGAGCATTTGAACTATGAGGAAGCACTGCAGTCAGTGGAGGATCTCTGCCTTGAAGAGGGCAAGAAGAGGGAAGCTATAACTGAATCTATCCCCAAGAGTTATGAGTCAGTGCTAAGGAAACGAAGAGAGGAGCTTATCGAGGCTGAAAATGACGCCATGTATATCGGCAGTAGGTTTGAGTTAGATGCTTTAACTAATGTTTTGAAAGAAGCTGAAGCTTTGAATGTTAATCAGCTTGGATATGGGGAGACTTTTGCCAGTGTGCCTTCACAGTTATATGATCTGGAATCTGGTGAAGATGAAGGTTGGAGGGCTAATTTGCATCAAGTTGATACTTGTATAGAAGTTGCAGTAAAGAGACAGAAGGAACAACTATCTATTGAGGTTTATTTATCATTATGGATGCTTTAACtatgaaattttgagaaattagcTGTTTGCTCATTTTATTGATCATGCAGATTAGCAAAATTGATGGACGCATCATGCGAAATGTTACTGGAATGCAACAGTTGGAACTTAAGCTCGAGTCTGTTTCAGCACATGATTATCAATCAATATTGTTGCCTCTTGTGAACTCATACTTGAGGGTCTGTATCAAATAGGTTAATATTGACCAATATTTCTTAAGCTTTTTGGGACCAAAATGATGGattcaaatatcaaactataacaTGCAGACACATTTAGAAGATTTGGCTGAAAAGGATGTCACGAAGAAGTCTGATGCTGCAAGAGAAGCATTTTTAGCTGAACTGGCACGAGATTCAAAAAAGGGTATCAAAAGTGGAGGTGATAACCCGAGACATGCACATGAAAAGccgaaggaaaagaaaaggagcaAGGAGTTTAGGAAAGCCAAGGACTCTAAGGTTGTCTGTCATTTTACCACCTTGATTTTGTTGTTTCTGCAACTTAGTTGTTCTTGGTGACTTGTgctattttaataattttaattcttcaGGTGGTCAGTGTTCTTGAGCAGGATTTGCTTCATGATGAGGCTATCGATGGAGGGTAAGTGTTATTGTTGACTTCCCCACTTTCTGGGAACTCTTAATCACTTCTGTGCATTTGTTTTGTAATAAAATCATGTAGGTCTGTAGTCTTCTAGCTAATTTTCTGTTATTGGTGGATGTTTGGTCAATACATTGTTGCAGTCCTTTTCAAGTTCCTCCTGATGGTGATGCGGCAGAGGTGGGCATTGCTGTTATTGAGAATTCGGATGCTTTAAGGCTACAGGAGGAAGAGATAAGACGCAAAATTGAGCTGGAAGCAGATGAAAGAAAGCTAGAAGAGACTTTGGAGTATCAAAGACGAATTGAGAATGAGGCTAAACAAAAGCATCTGGCTGAACTACAAAAGAAATCTGCACAAACAAATCTACAGAAGAATGTTGCCAGTGTTGAGGGTGCTGATGAGCATTTAAAGCCTTCTATGGTGGTAAATGTTCTTTTCTTTGTCATTCTTCTCCTTTTGGTTATTTAAATGAATTATGAACCTTCCTAGTTCTGCATGTACCCAAAGTACAGaattgataaaataattaagaGGAGCTTATAAATTGCTATTTTAGGATCAATTGGCAGAAAATGAATCGATTCCTGACTTGTCTAGGAATTGTCCTGCAACGGCGAATGCTTCTTCAGGTGATGATATGATTagtgatatgcgttgatggaaagTTACTTGGAAGCAAGATGCTGTGGTTCTTAGTGTTGGATTCTCTTTTTCTTCAGCAGGTGCATCCAATGTAGAAATTCCAGGGAATAGCCTGCCATCTTCTGATAGGAGGAAGGGGAGGAGAGGCAGACGACATAAGGTTTCAATGAAACCGGTAGATGGATATCAACCTTCACAATCTGATAAGAAAAATGTAGCCTTTGACAACCAATTGAATGAGCA comes from Benincasa hispida cultivar B227 chromosome 2, ASM972705v1, whole genome shotgun sequence and encodes:
- the LOC120072339 gene encoding uncharacterized protein LOC120072339 isoform X1 — its product is MARKKKNTDPRSKQSPVGQVVAVDGPSEASAAGKSSTSSSQNQSRIQPVVFKESDGLSYSAIKLECEKALTALRRGNHTKALRLMKELNSRNENSVHSALIHRVQGTLFVKVASIIDDPNAKQRNLKNAIESARKAVQLSPNSIEFAHFYANLLYEAANDAKEYEEVMQACERALVIENPIDPAKESLQEEQNQKIPTAEARIAHVQTELRQLIQKSNIYSISSWMKNLGNGEEKLLIPIRRVTEDPMEVRMVQARRANEIKKATKTPEERRKEIEVRVAAARLLQQKSEAPQMQNEGGKADRISDASSGSGTRVAERRKHGNVRKLDSSAERKNWVRSFWNSMSTESKKNFLKIKISDLETHFNSSKDASANEIISEALSFYDTNKTWKFWVCCRCDKKFVDSESHMHHVVQEHLGSLLPKMQSILPHNVDNDWSEMLLNCSWKPLDVSATVKMLTDQTKCDSELVGAAQHHSECDECFKDAWVSSSEKHDYVNSLNEFNLYEKISNSGYPVPDSFPVSDDSERAKLLEKIQALFELLIKHKYLAASHLNKVIQFTMDELHSLVSGSHLLKQGLDQTPQCICFLGTSQLRKILKFLQELSQSCGVGRYSDRTTDQIEDSKIDKQAIDVEEKIVLNGDASLLLLNECLLSFDIHASDQIATTDQMPPANEGHSDVDPFLSWIYAGPSSGEQLASWAQTKEEKTQRRMEIFQTLEKEFYQLQSLCERKCEHLNYEEALQSVEDLCLEEGKKREAITESIPKSYESVLRKRREELIEAENDAMYIGSRFELDALTNVLKEAEALNVNQLGYGETFASVPSQLYDLESGEDEGWRANLHQVDTCIEVAVKRQKEQLSIEISKIDGRIMRNVTGMQQLELKLESVSAHDYQSILLPLVNSYLRTHLEDLAEKDVTKKSDAAREAFLAELARDSKKGIKSGGDNPRHAHEKPKEKKRSKEFRKAKDSKVVSVLEQDLLHDEAIDGGPFQVPPDGDAAEVGIAVIENSDALRLQEEEIRRKIELEADERKLEETLEYQRRIENEAKQKHLAELQKKSAQTNLQKNVASVEGADEHLKPSMVDQLAENESIPDLSRNCPATANASSAGASNVEIPGNSLPSSDRRKGRRGRRHKVSMKPVDGYQPSQSDKKNVAFDNQLNEQVRHHDNLLVDSVHPLFEDNSTKTLRQQHAEDDEERFQADLKKAVRQSLDAFQEQQKLPSISSSKTPLISCGEVDSSDLASNEFNVDNVQGADIYGTGLKNEVGEYNCFLNVIIQSLWHLRRFREEFLRRSMTEHVHVGDPCVVCALYEIFTALSMASADARREAVAPTSLRIALSTLCPDSNFFQEGQMNDASEVLAVIFDCLHQSLTPSSSISDTESVESNCMGSWDCASDTCLVHSIFGMDIFERMNCYSCGLESRHLKYTSFFHNINASALRTMKVMCTESSFDELLNVVEMNHQLACDLDVGGCGKLNYIHHFLSAPPHVFTTVLGWQNTCESADDITATLAALSTEIDISVLYRGLDPKNTHNLVSVVCYYGQHYHCFAYSHEKKCWLKYDDRTVKVIGGWPDVLTMCEKGHLQPQVLFFEAVN
- the LOC120072339 gene encoding uncharacterized protein LOC120072339 isoform X3: MARKKKNTDPRSKQSPVGQVVAVDGPSEASAAGKSSTSSSQNQSRIQPVVFKESDGLSYSAIKLECEKALTALRRGNHTKALRLMKELNSRNENSVHSALIHRVQGTLFVKVASIIDDPNAKQRNLKNAIESARKAVQLSPNSIEFAHFYANLLYEAANDAKEYEEVMQACERALVIENPIDPAKESLQEEQNQKIPTAEARIAHVQTELRQLIQKSNIYSISSWMKNLGNGEEKLLIPIRRVTEDPMEVRMVQARRANEIKKATKTPEERRKEIEVRVAAARLLQQKSEAPQMQNEGGKADRISDASSGSGTRVAERRKHGNVRKLDSSAERKNWVRSFWNSMSTESKKNFLKIKISDLETHFNSSKDASANEIISEALSFYDTNKTWKFWVCCRCDKKFVDSESHMHHVVQEHLGSLLPKMQSILPHNVDNDWSEMLLNCSWKPLDVSATVKMLTDQTKCDSELVGAAQHHSECDECFKDAWVSSSEKHDYVNSLNEFNLYEKISNSGYPVPDSFPVSDDSERAKLLEKIQALFELLIKHKYLAASHLNKVIQFTMDELHSLVSGSHLLKQGLDQTPQCICFLGTSQLRKILKFLQELSQSCGVGRYSDRTTDQIEDSKIDKQAIDVEEKIVLNGDASLLLLNECLLSFDIHASDQIATTDQMPPANEGHSDVDPFLSWIYAGPSSGEQLASWAQTKEEKTQRRMEIFQTLEKEFYQLQSLCERKCEHLNYEEALQSVEDLCLEEGKKREAITESIPKSYESVLRKRREELIEAENDAMYIGSRFELDALTNVLKEAEALNVNQLGYGETFASVPSQLYDLESGEDEGWRANLHQVDTCIEVAVKRQKEQLSIEISKIDGRIMRNVTGMQQLELKLESVSAHDYQSILLPLVNSYLRTHLEDLAEKDVTKKSDAAREAFLAELARDSKKGIKSGGDNPRHAHEKPKEKKRSKEFRKAKDSKVVSVLEQDLLHDEAIDGGPFQVPPDGDAAEVGIAVIENSDALRLQEEEIRRKIELEADERKLEETLEYQRRIENEAKQKHLAELQKKSAQTNLQKNVASVEGADEHLKPSMVDQLAENESIPDLSRNCPATANASSAGASNVEIPGNSLPSSDRRKGRRGRRHKVSMKPVDGYQPSQSDKKNVAFDNQLNEQVRHHDNLLVDSDNSTKTLRQQHAEDDEERFQADLKKAVRQSLDAFQEQQKLPSISSSKTPLISCGEVDSSDLASNEFNVDNVQGADIYGTGLKNEVGEYNCFLNVIIQSLWHLRRFREEFLRRSMTEHVHVGDPCVVCALYEIFTALSMASADARREAVAPTSLRIALSTLCPDSNFFQEGQMNDASEVLAVIFDCLHQSLTPSSSISDTESVESNCMGSWDCASDTCLVHSIFGMDIFERMNCYSCGLESRHLKYTSFFHNINASALRTMKVMCTESSFDELLNVVEMNHQLACDLDVGGCGKLNYIHHFLSAPPHVFTTVLGWQNTCESADDITATLAALSTEIDISVLYRGLDPKNTHNLVSVVCYYGQHYHCFAYSHEKKCWLKYDDRTVKVIGGWPDVLTMCEKGHLQPQVLFFEAVN
- the LOC120072339 gene encoding uncharacterized protein LOC120072339 isoform X2, yielding MARKKKNTDPRSKQSPVGQVVAVDGPSEASAAGKSSTSSSQNQSRIQPVVFKESDGLSYSAIKLECEKALTALRRGNHTKALRLMKELNSRNENSVHSALIHRVQGTLFVKVASIIDDPNAKQRNLKNAIESARKAVQLSPNSIEFAHFYANLLYEAANDAKEYEEVMQACERALVIENPIDPAKESLQEEQNQKIPTAEARIAHVQTELRQLIQKSNIYSISSWMKNLGNGEEKLLIPIRRVTEDPMEVRMVQARRANEIKKATKTPEERRKEIEVRVAAARLLQQKSEAPQMQNEGGKADRISDASSGSGTRVAERRKHGNVRKLDSSAERKNWVRSFWNSMSTESKKNFLKIKISDLETHFNSSKDASANEIISEALSFYDTNKTWKFWVCCRCDKKFVDSESHMHHVVQEHLGSLLPKMQSILPHNVDNDWSEMLLNCSWKPLDVSATVKMLTDQTKCDSELVGAAQHHSECDECFKDAWVSSSEKHDYVNSLNEFNLYEKISNSGYPVPDSFPVSDDSERAKLLEKIQALFELLIKHKYLAASHLNKVIQFTMDELHSLVSGSHLLKQGLDQTPQCICFLGTSQLRKILKFLQELSQSCGVGRYSDRTTDQIEDSKIDKQAIDVEEKIVLNGDASLLLLNECLLSFDIHASDQIATTDQMPPANEGHSDVDPFLSWIYAGPSSGEQLASWAQTKEEKTQRRMEIFQTLEKEFYQLQSLCERKCEHLNYEEALQSVEDLCLEEGKKREAITESIPKSYESVLRKRREELIEAENDAMYIGSRFELDALTNVLKEAEALNVNQLGYGETFASVPSQLYDLESGEDEGWRANLHQVDTCIEVAVKRQKEQLSIEISKIDGRIMRNVTGMQQLELKLESVSAHDYQSILLPLVNSYLRTHLEDLAEKDVTKKSDAAREAFLAELARDSKKGIKSGGDNPRHAHEKPKEKKRSKEFRKAKDSKVVSVLEQDLLHDEAIDGGPFQVPPDGDAAEVGIAVIENSDALRLQEEEIRRKIELEADERKLEETLEYQRRIENEAKQKHLAELQKKSAQTNLQKNVASVEGADEHLKPSMVDQLAENESIPDLSRNCPATANASSGASNVEIPGNSLPSSDRRKGRRGRRHKVSMKPVDGYQPSQSDKKNVAFDNQLNEQVRHHDNLLVDSVHPLFEDNSTKTLRQQHAEDDEERFQADLKKAVRQSLDAFQEQQKLPSISSSKTPLISCGEVDSSDLASNEFNVDNVQGADIYGTGLKNEVGEYNCFLNVIIQSLWHLRRFREEFLRRSMTEHVHVGDPCVVCALYEIFTALSMASADARREAVAPTSLRIALSTLCPDSNFFQEGQMNDASEVLAVIFDCLHQSLTPSSSISDTESVESNCMGSWDCASDTCLVHSIFGMDIFERMNCYSCGLESRHLKYTSFFHNINASALRTMKVMCTESSFDELLNVVEMNHQLACDLDVGGCGKLNYIHHFLSAPPHVFTTVLGWQNTCESADDITATLAALSTEIDISVLYRGLDPKNTHNLVSVVCYYGQHYHCFAYSHEKKCWLKYDDRTVKVIGGWPDVLTMCEKGHLQPQVLFFEAVN
- the LOC120072339 gene encoding uncharacterized protein LOC120072339 isoform X4; amino-acid sequence: MARKKKNTDPRSKQSPVGQVVAVDGPSEASAAGKSSTSSSQNQSRIQPVVFKESDGLSYSAIKLECEKALTALRRGNHTKALRLMKELNSRNENSVHSALIHRVQGTLFVKVASIIDDPNAKQRNLKNAIESARKAVQLSPNSIEFAHFYANLLYEAANDAKEYEEVMQACERALVIENPIDPAKESLQEEQNQKIPTAEARIAHVQTELRQLIQKSNIYSISSWMKNLGNGEEKLLIPIRRVTEDPMEVRMVQARRANEIKKATKTPEERRKEIEVRVAAARLLQQKSEAPQMQNEGGKADRISDASSGSGTRVAERRKHGNVRKLDSSAERKNWVRSFWNSMSTESKKNFLKIKISDLETHFNSSKDASANEIISEALSFYDTNKTWKFWVCCRCDKKFVDSESHMHHVVQEHLGSLLPKMQSILPHNVDNDWSEMLLNCSWKPLDVSATVKMLTDQTKCDSELVGAAQHHSECDECFKDAWVSSSEKHDYVNSLNEFNLYEKISNSGYPVPDSFPVSDDSERAKLLEKIQALFELLIKHKYLAASHLNKVIQFTMDELHSLVSGSHLLKQGLDQTPQCICFLGTSQLRKILKFLQELSQSCGVGRYSDRTTDQIEDSKIDKQAIDVEEKIVLNGDASLLLLNECLLSFDIHASDQIATTDQMPPANEGHSDVDPFLSWIYAGPSSGEQLASWAQTKEEKTQRRMEIFQTLEKEFYQLQSLCERKCEHLNYEEALQSVEDLCLEEGKKREAITESIPKSYESVLRKRREELIEAENDAMYIGSRFELDALTNVLKEAEALNVNQLGYGETFASVPSQLYDLESGEDEGWRANLHQVDTCIEVAVKRQKEQLSIEISKIDGRIMRNVTGMQQLELKLESVSAHDYQSILLPLVNSYLRTHLEDLAEKDVTKKSDAAREAFLAELARDSKKGIKSGGDNPRHAHEKPKEKKRSKEFRKAKDSKVVSVLEQDLLHDEAIDGGPFQVPPDGDAAEVGIAVIENSDALRLQEEEIRRKIELEADERKLEETLEYQRRIENEAKQKHLAELQKKSAQTNLQKNVASVEGADEHLKPSMVDQLAENESIPDLSRNCPATANASSAGASNVEIPGNSLPSSDRRKGRRGRRHKVSMKPVDGYQPSQSDKKNVAFDNQLNEQVRHHDNLLVDSVHPLFEDNSTKTLRQQHAEDDEERFQADLKKAVRQSLDAFQEQQKLPSISSSKTPLISCGEVDSSDLASNEFNVDNVQGADIYGTGLKNEVGEYNCFLNVIIQSLWHLRRFREEFLRRSMTEHVHVGDPCVVCALYEIFTALSMASADARREAVAPTSLRIALSTLCPDSNFFQE